The sequence aattaagcaataaacaaataaataatacttttcatttttttctctgaacaGGTCCTCGCTCTCCTGGTGGCCTCCCTCGGCCTCGCCATCGCCAGGAGGAACACCGTCTTGGAATTCGAAGCTGACGACCACTCGAGGGAGGTGGTAGGGCATCCGGGCGTCAGCGTTGAGGGATCTTACAGGTGTGTGGCTGAGTGgtggtgaggaaggaggaggaggaggaggaggaggaggaggaggaggaggaggaggaggaggaggaggaggaggaggaggaggaggaggaggatactgATGATATTGGTGATTGTGATATGCATTCGTATGTACTTAGGTACATGTACTCTGtccacatgtacatgtacacgtacatgtagacagagagaaacacacacatgaatacacacatatacacacacacacacatacacacacatacagacacacacacgaacacacacacacacacacatgcacacaaacgaactctatattttctttttttttaatcataacaatacaggcaaaaaaaaatcagattccaaccaaccaaccaaacacgcacacacacacacacacacacacacaaaaaaaaaaaaaaaaaaaaaagagagaaaaatatgccaCCAACCCACAAAGAGAAACACAACAAATCCCtttttctgacacacacacaacccctttcCTTACCTTCTTACCTTCTTATCTCCTTACCTTACTTTCCTTTCCTTACCCCTTCTtttccttaccttccttccttccttttgcaGCTGGACATCCCCCGACGGCATGAAATACACGGTCGAATACATCGCTGACGCACTGGGTTACCGCATCACGAGCTCCAACGCCGTTCCGATGACTCAGGGAGGCGTCAAGGCGGACGGGAACCAAGGGTCTTTCGACTCCTTGGAAGCATAGATTCGCGAAGTGGAAGGTCTTCGGGTCTTCGAGGCTTCGGGACTTCGAGGCTTCGAGTCTTCGGGTCTTCGGGTCTTTGAGGCTTCGAGCCTTCGAGCCTTCTTGCGTCTAAGTGTGACGTTCTGGCGATCCTAGTCtcctgtttgtgtgtatttcgaTTTGGAATGTTGGGTTGTCTGAGTAGTTTTggagatgtgatatatatatatatatatatatatatatatatat is a genomic window of Penaeus monodon isolate SGIC_2016 chromosome 10, NSTDA_Pmon_1, whole genome shotgun sequence containing:
- the LOC119577429 gene encoding cuticle protein 16.8-like, whose translation is MKTSLVLALLVASLGLAIARRNTVLEFEADDHSREVVGHPGVSVEGSYSWTSPDGMKYTVEYIADALGYRITSSNAVPMTQGGVKADGNQGSFDSLEA